A stretch of DNA from Gigantopelta aegis isolate Gae_Host unplaced genomic scaffold, Gae_host_genome ctg10418_pilon_pilon, whole genome shotgun sequence:
GTGGCCCCCCGCACTGGACGGGCCCCTGCCGGCTAACTATTCTCCCCCCCGGCTTGGCCCCCCGCACTGGCGGGACACTGCCGGGCCCGTCTTCCCCCCGGCTTGTGGCCCCTCCCCCTGGAGGGGGGCTGCATGCGGGCCCGATTCCCCCCGGCTTGTCCGCCCCCGCCCTGTCGGGCCTGCCGGGGCCCGTCTTTTTCCACCAAGGCTTGTATACCAACCGCAATGGAGGGGCCCTGACGTGGGGCCGTCTTACAGTTTTCCCCGGCTTGTGGACCCCGCATTGCTGGCCCCTGCCGGGCCCGTCTTCACCCCAGCTTGTGTGGCCCCGCCCTGGTTCCCCCTGCCGGCCCCCCTCTTCCCCCGGTTGTCCCCTGGGGGCCCCTGTCCGGGCCCGTACTCCCCCGGACTGTGGGCCCCGCCCTGGACCTGCGGGGCAGTATCTGACGGCTGGAACCAGATAATGAGGGCCACCGCACTGGAGGGGCCCAAGGTTGTGGCCCCAAGGACCGGGACGGGCATACTGCCGGCCCGGCTGTGGACCGCTGCGTCGGGCCCTGCCCCCCCCAGTTGTGGAAACAATGGAGGGGATTGTGGACAGTAGTAAACCCGCCTTGTGGGCCACTGCCCCCCGCCAGGACGTTTCTTAACACGGCTTGTGGACCCCGTAATAGGGACAAGCCGTGGACCCAAAAACAAGGCCCCTGAAACCCACCATGGCCTGCCAGCAGGAAACAGAACTGAAACAAAGGATTGGGCCACCCCCCCTGGCGGGCCCCCTGACGGGCCTGTTTCACCCCAGGCTTGTCCCGCAAGTGGTCCGGCCCCTGACGGGCCAGGCTTAACACGAATTGTTGGCCACAGTAATGTAGGGGGCCCCCTGACGGGGCCCCCGTATTATACCAAGGCTTGTGACACCCCCATTGCGAGGACCCCCCGGGATCCGttttaaacaaggattgtgatACACACCGCATGTCGGAACACACTGACGGGACGTATTAAAACCAGGATTGTGGACACCAGTTAGGGCCTGGCGGGCACTATACACGGGCCCGTCTCCCAACATGACTTGTGGGACGTATTACACAGCAACACAAGCCATGGAGGGACACTGCCGGAGCCGTATTTCAACCCGGCATGTGGAACATAGCAATATATAgggggacactgacgggacagtattaaaccAGATTTGTGGACAAAGAGTGCCAATGGAGGGACAACTGACGGGACACGTATTacacaaggattgtggacacagcatgGGCTGGGGACATCTGAAGGGGa
This window harbors:
- the LOC121390875 gene encoding spidroin-2-like, yielding MVPAVAPPWLGPTSIVGKTVPFRFFPLIAASTSHVLLLRATAQGPAMAVSTLIGLRLVPYCPAGPGRGPQSGGVRARTGAPRGQPGEEGGRQGEPGRGHTSWGEDGPGRGQQCGVHKPGKTVRRPHVRAPPLRLVYKPWWKKTGPGRPDRAGADKPGGIGPACSPPPGGGATSRGEDGPGSVPPVRGAKPGGRIVSRQGPVQCGGPQAGGSGARAVSIQAGPQPALDWPGRGALQSAGPKPGVIRGPAGAQQFAGPTSGLLKTVPAVALPGLKATSLL